A single window of Cataglyphis hispanica isolate Lineage 1 chromosome 2, ULB_Chis1_1.0, whole genome shotgun sequence DNA harbors:
- the LOC126858079 gene encoding uncharacterized protein LOC126858079 isoform X2 has translation MLYSKRNLRRIARHDEPEFSNASILNSMEKFVRTVSEMEDTILVPSRLLDLAVGDAGDTICMKGKRGYTVKDTLANTDLYRLYNIINQMKIELLWSQEPTRGIEADDQLIKSHPIGSPSAELNHYPVAVTGTRLGHVRCPSTTSMQSVQSASSIASTSDSDSEVGIEIDSGLEGEECADLASIAAQDFKRHLRGLHRSIARMTEAAEYLTLRYQADVGGQV, from the coding sequence aaaTCTTCGAAGGATTGCCCGGCACGACGAGCCGGAGTTTAGCAATGCCAGTATTTTGAATAGCATGGAGAAATTCGTGCGCACCGTCAGCGAGATGGAGGATACCATCTTGGTGCCCAGCCGTCTGCTGGATCTAGCGGTGGGCGATGCAGGTGACACGATTTGCATGAAAGGCAAGCGCGGTTACACGGTGAAGGACACTCTGGCCAACACTGATCTATATCGTCTCTACAATATCATCAATCAAATGAAGATCGAGCTACTGTGGTCGCAGGAGCCCACGCGGGGCATCGAGGCGGATGATCAGCTAATCAAAAGCCATCCGATCGGTAGCCCGTCCGCTGAACTAAATCATTATCCAGTGGCTGTGACCGGTACCAGACTGGGTCACGTACGTTGCCCCAGCACTACCTCGATGCAGAGCGTGCAGAGCGCGTCCTCGATCGCGTCCACCTCGGATTCAGATTCTGAGGTTGGCATTGAGATCGATAGCGGGCTGGAGGGCGAGGAATGTGCTGATCTAGCGAGCATTGCCGCTCAGGACTTTAAGCGTCATCTGCGCGGTCTTCATCGTAGCATTGCCCGTATGACAGAGGCGGCGGAATATTTGACGCTACGATATCAGGCCGACGTGGGCGGACAAGTCTGA
- the LOC126858079 gene encoding uncharacterized protein LOC126858079 isoform X1, with amino-acid sequence MNYGDMSNVDPSRNLRRIARHDEPEFSNASILNSMEKFVRTVSEMEDTILVPSRLLDLAVGDAGDTICMKGKRGYTVKDTLANTDLYRLYNIINQMKIELLWSQEPTRGIEADDQLIKSHPIGSPSAELNHYPVAVTGTRLGHVRCPSTTSMQSVQSASSIASTSDSDSEVGIEIDSGLEGEECADLASIAAQDFKRHLRGLHRSIARMTEAAEYLTLRYQADVGGQV; translated from the coding sequence aaaTCTTCGAAGGATTGCCCGGCACGACGAGCCGGAGTTTAGCAATGCCAGTATTTTGAATAGCATGGAGAAATTCGTGCGCACCGTCAGCGAGATGGAGGATACCATCTTGGTGCCCAGCCGTCTGCTGGATCTAGCGGTGGGCGATGCAGGTGACACGATTTGCATGAAAGGCAAGCGCGGTTACACGGTGAAGGACACTCTGGCCAACACTGATCTATATCGTCTCTACAATATCATCAATCAAATGAAGATCGAGCTACTGTGGTCGCAGGAGCCCACGCGGGGCATCGAGGCGGATGATCAGCTAATCAAAAGCCATCCGATCGGTAGCCCGTCCGCTGAACTAAATCATTATCCAGTGGCTGTGACCGGTACCAGACTGGGTCACGTACGTTGCCCCAGCACTACCTCGATGCAGAGCGTGCAGAGCGCGTCCTCGATCGCGTCCACCTCGGATTCAGATTCTGAGGTTGGCATTGAGATCGATAGCGGGCTGGAGGGCGAGGAATGTGCTGATCTAGCGAGCATTGCCGCTCAGGACTTTAAGCGTCATCTGCGCGGTCTTCATCGTAGCATTGCCCGTATGACAGAGGCGGCGGAATATTTGACGCTACGATATCAGGCCGACGTGGGCGGACAAGTCTGA
- the LOC126858023 gene encoding uncharacterized protein LOC126858023, whose product MYEQAASNWAIRLYSLRDPTNFLPFLPNLWNKQAIGSRYPNDTKVRDTDVLVGYLILFWVMLYLLYEKCLNSLFRRMRFPLVQRSRIIKAAWNCGFCFGSVCYMKSSATQILNFTPHELGMTYQELGLALHKSFYFHQAGIDILCYGAWMKGCANLLFASFILNPYQQNYRWCTVTSTFLMYKTIDIVIINVCRILLCIFQTIGRSICKLLFLFHCLTWIYLYLYYVPTYMLWSEEVEYARIESGLWLWFTAECLDSVWLRLIGHAKAIHWLEICLFPPPTQEAIELAGIHKRHKESLRKFNNKKAKKIELWQTLVCAMAIKKKIKRIRQAKNNIDVSTEDSKKTELHTTNILNDELTKN is encoded by the exons ATGTATGAACAAGCTGCAAGTAATTGGGCCATTAGACTGTATTCTTTGCGCGATCCAACGAATTTTCTACCTTTCTTACCGAATTTATGGAATAAGCAAGCTATTGGCTCGCGTTATCCGAACGACACGAAGGTGCGGGACACCGATGTACTCGTGGGATATCTTATTCTATTCTGGGTGATGCTGTATCTATTATATGAGAAGTGTCTTAAT TCGCTATTCAGGCGTATGCGTTTTCCATTAGTACAACGAAGCAGAATAATCAAGGCTGCTTGGAACTGTGGATTCTGTTTTGGTAGTGTATGTTACATGAAGTCATCAGCTACCCAAATCCTGAATTTTACACCCCATGAGCTAGGAATGACATATCAGGAATTGGGGCTTGCATTGCACAAGAGCTTTTACTTTCATCAAGCGGGTATCGATATATTGTGCTATGGTGCTTGGATGAAGGGCTGTGCAAACTTACTCTTTGCATCTTTCATCTTGAATCCATATCAGCAAAA ttaTAGGTGGTGTACAGTTACAAGTACTTTTCTAATGTATAAAACTATTGACATtgtgataattaatgtttGTCGGATCTTGTTATGCATTTTTCAAACTATTGGAAGATCAATTTGCAagctgttatttttatttcactgcCTAACTTG gatATATTTGTACTTGTATTATGTGCCTACATATATGCTTTGGTCAGAAGAAGTTGAATATGCAAGAATAGAATCTGGTTTGTGGCTTTGGTTTACAGCAGAGTGCCTAGATTCG GTATGGTTAAGACTTATTGGACATGCAAAAGCTATACATTGGCTCGAAATTTGCCTATTTCCACCACCAACGCAAGAAGCAATTGAATTAGCAGGCATTCATAAAAGGCATAAAGAGTCTTTGaggaaatttaataacaaaaaagcaaaaaaaattgaattatggCAAACCTTAGTTT GCGCGATGgcgattaaaaagaaaattaaaaggattCGCCAAGCTAAAAACAATATAGATGTGTCAACAGAAGATTCTAAAAAAACAGAACTGCatacaacaaatatattaaatgacgaGTTAACAAAGAATTAG
- the LOC126857955 gene encoding acetylcholine receptor subunit alpha-like isoform X2, with translation MMKSLVGIMWIVLVLISGCSGNPDAKRLYDDLLSNYNKLVRPVVNVTDALTVKIKLKLSQLIDVNLKNQIMTTNLWVEQSWYDYKLKWDPKEYGGVEMLHVPSDHIWRPDIVLYNNADGNFEVTLATKATLNYTGRVEWKPPAIYKSSCEIDVEYFPFDEQTCVMKFGSWTYDGFQVDLRHIDEMRGSNVVDIGVDLSEFYTSVEWDILEVPAVRNEKFYTCCDEPYLDITFNITMRRKTLFYTVNLIIPCMGISFLTVLVFYLPSDSGEKVSLSISILLSLTVFFLLLAEIIPPTSLVVPLLGKFVLFTMILDTFSICVTVVVLNVHFRSPQTHVMAPWVRRVFIHVLPRLLVMRRPQYQIDKRSMGGHHGHRVMVRTCNGLELRDPSLFVESSASELVESSVLFPSVDSRDELHPRELEAVNLGSTCRIHGSPAATAAPPPPQLPTEESVDALCNTLHHWHHCPELYKAIEGIRFIADHTKREEDSTRVKEDWKYVAMVLDRLFLWIFTLAVVVGTAGIILQAPTLYDDRIPIDVRLSEIASTTAKPHIVTSL, from the exons gATGCTCAGGAAATCCAGACGCGAAGCGATTATACGACGACCTCTTGTCGAATTACAACAAGCTGGTTCGTCCAGTGGTCAACGTCACAGACGCCCTCACCGTTAAAATAAAGCTCAAGCTTTCGCAGCTCATCGATGtg AATTTGAAGAATCAAATCATGACGACGAACCTTTGGGTCGAAcag TCATGGTATGATTACAAGTTGAAATGGGATCCGAAAGAGTACGGTGGGGTGGAGATGCTGCACGTGCCGTCAGATCATATATGGAGGCCCGATATAGTTTTATACAACAA CGCCGACGGTAATTTCGAGGTGACGCTGGCAACGAAGGCGACTCTCAACTATACGGGTAGGGTCGAGTGGAAACCGCCGGCGATTTATAAGTCTTCCTGCGAGATTGACGTCGAATATTTTCCTTTCGACGAGCAGACGTGCGTAATGAAATTCGGCTCGTGGACTTACGACGGCTTCCAG gTCGATCTTAGACACATCGACGAGATGCGAGGCAGCAATGTCGTCGACATCGGTGTCGATCTGTCGGAGTTTTATACTTCCGTTGAATGGGACATACTAGAAGTCCCTGCTGTAAG AAACGAAAAGTTTTACACATGTTGCGACGAGCCTTATCTCGACATCACTTTCAACATCACCATGAGACGGAAGACTCTATTCTACACCGTTAATCTCATAATACCGTGCATGGGGATATCATTTCTCACGGTGTTGGTGTTCTACTTGCCAAGCGACAGTGGAGAGAAG GTCAGCCTGTCCATCTCGATTCTATTGTCACTGACTGTGTTCTTCCTCTTGCTGGCTGAAATCATCCCGCCCACATCACTCGTGGTACCACTCCTCGGTAAATTCGTCCTCTTCACTATGATCCTCGACACTTTCAG TATATGCGTAACAGTGGTGGTTCTCAACGTTCACTTCCGTTCACCGCAGACCCACGTAATGGCGCCGTGGGTCCGACGCGTGTTCATCCACGTTCTGCCAAGGTTGCTAGTAATGCGCAG GCCGCAGTACCAGATAGACAAGCGTAGCATGGGTGGGCATCATGGACATCGCGTAATGGTCAGAACATGCAACGGTCTCGAGTTGCGAGACCCATCACTGTTCGTCGAGTCCTCGGCCTCGGAGTTGGTCGAGTCCTCTGTGCTTTTTCCTAGTGTCGATTCACGGGACGAGCTGCATCCTCG GGAGTTGGAAGCAGTAAATTTAGGAAGTACATGTCGTATCCACGGTTCGCCAGCGGCAACGGCCGCACCACCACCGCCGCAGCTCCCGACAGAGGAGAGCGTCGACGCTCTCTGCAACACGCTTCACCATTGGCATCACTGCCCAGAACTGTACAAGGCCATAGAAGGTATTCGCTTCATCGCCGATCAtacaaagagagaagaggattCCACtaga GTCAAAGAGGATTGGAAATACGTCGCGATGGTGCTCGACAGATTATTCCTCTGGATCTTTACGTTAGCCGTTGTCGTCGGCACGGCTGGGATTATATTACAGGCGCCGACATTGTACGACGATCGCATCCCCATCGATGTACGACTCTCCGAGATCGCCTCCACCACTGCCAAGCCACACATCGTCACGAGCCTCTGA
- the LOC126857955 gene encoding acetylcholine receptor subunit alpha-like isoform X1 — MMKSLVGIMWIVLVLISGCSGNPDAKRLYDDLLSNYNKLVRPVVNVTDALTVKIKLKLSQLIDVNLKNQIMTTNLWVEQSWYDYKLKWDPKEYGGVEMLHVPSDHIWRPDIVLYNNADGNFEVTLATKATLNYTGRVEWKPPAIYKSSCEIDVEYFPFDEQTCVMKFGSWTYDGFQVDLRHIDEMRGSNVVDIGVDLSEFYTSVEWDILEVPAVRNEKFYTCCDEPYLDITFNITMRRKTLFYTVNLIIPCMGISFLTVLVFYLPSDSGEKVSLSISILLSLTVFFLLLAEIIPPTSLVVPLLGKFVLFTMILDTFSICVTVVVLNVHFRSPQTHVMAPWVRRVFIHVLPRLLVMRRYNTPTQRTDYDSRPQYQIDKRSMGGHHGHRVMVRTCNGLELRDPSLFVESSASELVESSVLFPSVDSRDELHPRELEAVNLGSTCRIHGSPAATAAPPPPQLPTEESVDALCNTLHHWHHCPELYKAIEGIRFIADHTKREEDSTRVKEDWKYVAMVLDRLFLWIFTLAVVVGTAGIILQAPTLYDDRIPIDVRLSEIASTTAKPHIVTSL; from the exons gATGCTCAGGAAATCCAGACGCGAAGCGATTATACGACGACCTCTTGTCGAATTACAACAAGCTGGTTCGTCCAGTGGTCAACGTCACAGACGCCCTCACCGTTAAAATAAAGCTCAAGCTTTCGCAGCTCATCGATGtg AATTTGAAGAATCAAATCATGACGACGAACCTTTGGGTCGAAcag TCATGGTATGATTACAAGTTGAAATGGGATCCGAAAGAGTACGGTGGGGTGGAGATGCTGCACGTGCCGTCAGATCATATATGGAGGCCCGATATAGTTTTATACAACAA CGCCGACGGTAATTTCGAGGTGACGCTGGCAACGAAGGCGACTCTCAACTATACGGGTAGGGTCGAGTGGAAACCGCCGGCGATTTATAAGTCTTCCTGCGAGATTGACGTCGAATATTTTCCTTTCGACGAGCAGACGTGCGTAATGAAATTCGGCTCGTGGACTTACGACGGCTTCCAG gTCGATCTTAGACACATCGACGAGATGCGAGGCAGCAATGTCGTCGACATCGGTGTCGATCTGTCGGAGTTTTATACTTCCGTTGAATGGGACATACTAGAAGTCCCTGCTGTAAG AAACGAAAAGTTTTACACATGTTGCGACGAGCCTTATCTCGACATCACTTTCAACATCACCATGAGACGGAAGACTCTATTCTACACCGTTAATCTCATAATACCGTGCATGGGGATATCATTTCTCACGGTGTTGGTGTTCTACTTGCCAAGCGACAGTGGAGAGAAG GTCAGCCTGTCCATCTCGATTCTATTGTCACTGACTGTGTTCTTCCTCTTGCTGGCTGAAATCATCCCGCCCACATCACTCGTGGTACCACTCCTCGGTAAATTCGTCCTCTTCACTATGATCCTCGACACTTTCAG TATATGCGTAACAGTGGTGGTTCTCAACGTTCACTTCCGTTCACCGCAGACCCACGTAATGGCGCCGTGGGTCCGACGCGTGTTCATCCACGTTCTGCCAAGGTTGCTAGTAATGCGCAGGTATAATACGCCAACGCAGAGAACCGATTACGATTCCAG GCCGCAGTACCAGATAGACAAGCGTAGCATGGGTGGGCATCATGGACATCGCGTAATGGTCAGAACATGCAACGGTCTCGAGTTGCGAGACCCATCACTGTTCGTCGAGTCCTCGGCCTCGGAGTTGGTCGAGTCCTCTGTGCTTTTTCCTAGTGTCGATTCACGGGACGAGCTGCATCCTCG GGAGTTGGAAGCAGTAAATTTAGGAAGTACATGTCGTATCCACGGTTCGCCAGCGGCAACGGCCGCACCACCACCGCCGCAGCTCCCGACAGAGGAGAGCGTCGACGCTCTCTGCAACACGCTTCACCATTGGCATCACTGCCCAGAACTGTACAAGGCCATAGAAGGTATTCGCTTCATCGCCGATCAtacaaagagagaagaggattCCACtaga GTCAAAGAGGATTGGAAATACGTCGCGATGGTGCTCGACAGATTATTCCTCTGGATCTTTACGTTAGCCGTTGTCGTCGGCACGGCTGGGATTATATTACAGGCGCCGACATTGTACGACGATCGCATCCCCATCGATGTACGACTCTCCGAGATCGCCTCCACCACTGCCAAGCCACACATCGTCACGAGCCTCTGA
- the LOC126857955 gene encoding acetylcholine receptor subunit alpha-like isoform X3, producing MMKSLVGIMWIVLVLISGCSGNPDAKRLYDDLLSNYNKLVRPVVNVTDALTVKIKLKLSQLIDVNLKNQIMTTNLWVEQSWYDYKLKWDPKEYGGVEMLHVPSDHIWRPDIVLYNNADGNFEVTLATKATLNYTGRVEWKPPAIYKSSCEIDVEYFPFDEQTCVMKFGSWTYDGFQVDLRHIDEMRGSNVVDIGVDLSEFYTSVEWDILEVPAVRNEKFYTCCDEPYLDITFNITMRRKTLFYTVNLIIPCMGISFLTVLVFYLPSDSGEKYMRNSGGSQRSLPFTADPRNGAVGPTRVHPRSAKVASNAQAAVPDRQA from the exons gATGCTCAGGAAATCCAGACGCGAAGCGATTATACGACGACCTCTTGTCGAATTACAACAAGCTGGTTCGTCCAGTGGTCAACGTCACAGACGCCCTCACCGTTAAAATAAAGCTCAAGCTTTCGCAGCTCATCGATGtg AATTTGAAGAATCAAATCATGACGACGAACCTTTGGGTCGAAcag TCATGGTATGATTACAAGTTGAAATGGGATCCGAAAGAGTACGGTGGGGTGGAGATGCTGCACGTGCCGTCAGATCATATATGGAGGCCCGATATAGTTTTATACAACAA CGCCGACGGTAATTTCGAGGTGACGCTGGCAACGAAGGCGACTCTCAACTATACGGGTAGGGTCGAGTGGAAACCGCCGGCGATTTATAAGTCTTCCTGCGAGATTGACGTCGAATATTTTCCTTTCGACGAGCAGACGTGCGTAATGAAATTCGGCTCGTGGACTTACGACGGCTTCCAG gTCGATCTTAGACACATCGACGAGATGCGAGGCAGCAATGTCGTCGACATCGGTGTCGATCTGTCGGAGTTTTATACTTCCGTTGAATGGGACATACTAGAAGTCCCTGCTGTAAG AAACGAAAAGTTTTACACATGTTGCGACGAGCCTTATCTCGACATCACTTTCAACATCACCATGAGACGGAAGACTCTATTCTACACCGTTAATCTCATAATACCGTGCATGGGGATATCATTTCTCACGGTGTTGGTGTTCTACTTGCCAAGCGACAGTGGAGAGAAG TATATGCGTAACAGTGGTGGTTCTCAACGTTCACTTCCGTTCACCGCAGACCCACGTAATGGCGCCGTGGGTCCGACGCGTGTTCATCCACGTTCTGCCAAGGTTGCTAGTAATGCGCAG GCCGCAGTACCAGATAGACAAGCGTAG
- the LOC126857955 gene encoding acetylcholine receptor subunit alpha-like isoform X4, which yields MMKSLVGIMWIVLVLISGCSGNPDAKRLYDDLLSNYNKLVRPVVNVTDALTVKIKLKLSQLIDVNLKNQIMTTNLWVEQSWYDYKLKWDPKEYGGVEMLHVPSDHIWRPDIVLYNNADGNFEVTLATKATLNYTGRVEWKPPAIYKSSCEIDVEYFPFDEQTCVMKFGSWTYDGFQVDLRHIDEMRGSNVVDIGVDLSEFYTSVEWDILEVPAVRNEKFYTCCDEPYLDITFNITMRRKTLFYTVNLIIPCMGISFLTVLVFYLPSDSGEKYMRNSGGSQRSLPFTADPRNGAVGPTRVHPRSAKVASNAQV from the exons gATGCTCAGGAAATCCAGACGCGAAGCGATTATACGACGACCTCTTGTCGAATTACAACAAGCTGGTTCGTCCAGTGGTCAACGTCACAGACGCCCTCACCGTTAAAATAAAGCTCAAGCTTTCGCAGCTCATCGATGtg AATTTGAAGAATCAAATCATGACGACGAACCTTTGGGTCGAAcag TCATGGTATGATTACAAGTTGAAATGGGATCCGAAAGAGTACGGTGGGGTGGAGATGCTGCACGTGCCGTCAGATCATATATGGAGGCCCGATATAGTTTTATACAACAA CGCCGACGGTAATTTCGAGGTGACGCTGGCAACGAAGGCGACTCTCAACTATACGGGTAGGGTCGAGTGGAAACCGCCGGCGATTTATAAGTCTTCCTGCGAGATTGACGTCGAATATTTTCCTTTCGACGAGCAGACGTGCGTAATGAAATTCGGCTCGTGGACTTACGACGGCTTCCAG gTCGATCTTAGACACATCGACGAGATGCGAGGCAGCAATGTCGTCGACATCGGTGTCGATCTGTCGGAGTTTTATACTTCCGTTGAATGGGACATACTAGAAGTCCCTGCTGTAAG AAACGAAAAGTTTTACACATGTTGCGACGAGCCTTATCTCGACATCACTTTCAACATCACCATGAGACGGAAGACTCTATTCTACACCGTTAATCTCATAATACCGTGCATGGGGATATCATTTCTCACGGTGTTGGTGTTCTACTTGCCAAGCGACAGTGGAGAGAAG TATATGCGTAACAGTGGTGGTTCTCAACGTTCACTTCCGTTCACCGCAGACCCACGTAATGGCGCCGTGGGTCCGACGCGTGTTCATCCACGTTCTGCCAAGGTTGCTAGTAATGCGCAGGTATAA